A DNA window from Aureibaculum sp. 2308TA14-22 contains the following coding sequences:
- a CDS encoding LacI family DNA-binding transcriptional regulator, producing MKHVTIKDIAKKLNVSISSVSRAFNDKYDIRKETKELILKTAEEMGYFPNPIAKKLSQKKTFNIGVVVPEFVNEFYSEIIIAIQAVFISEGYQVLVMQSDENKEQELTNVKTLIQNMMDGLIIAPTTDGENMDYYLKQQSNGYPIVFMNRVGKSLPASKVVFDNQKWSFFVTEHLIYQGHKKIYHLAGHKNLCVSNERINGFIRALKKHKISEENYKIIETGLLSNEGIATVEDLIYNHDLPDALFCENDLVAMGAIKKLKDNGYRVPEDVAVMGFTETRMAELVTPQLSSVRQPTYDMGKKAAELLLKHIENESLEPETIIMNGELKIRESSVKNTADSK from the coding sequence ATGAAACATGTTACAATAAAAGATATAGCGAAAAAATTAAATGTTTCTATTTCTTCCGTATCTCGGGCTTTCAATGACAAATATGATATACGAAAAGAAACTAAAGAACTCATTTTAAAAACGGCAGAAGAAATGGGTTATTTTCCAAATCCGATAGCCAAAAAATTAAGCCAAAAAAAAACTTTTAACATTGGAGTGGTAGTCCCTGAATTTGTAAATGAATTTTATTCGGAAATTATTATCGCGATACAAGCGGTTTTTATATCAGAAGGATATCAAGTTTTGGTTATGCAGTCGGACGAAAATAAGGAACAGGAACTGACAAATGTCAAAACCTTGATTCAGAACATGATGGATGGTTTAATAATAGCACCAACAACTGACGGTGAAAATATGGATTATTATCTTAAGCAACAAAGTAATGGGTATCCTATTGTTTTTATGAACAGAGTAGGGAAATCACTTCCAGCTTCCAAAGTTGTTTTTGACAATCAAAAATGGAGTTTTTTTGTCACGGAACACCTTATATATCAAGGGCACAAAAAGATTTACCATTTGGCTGGTCATAAAAACTTATGTGTTTCTAATGAACGAATCAATGGGTTTATACGAGCATTAAAAAAGCACAAAATTTCAGAAGAAAATTATAAGATAATCGAAACAGGGTTATTATCTAATGAAGGAATAGCTACTGTTGAAGATTTGATCTATAATCATGATCTTCCAGATGCTTTATTCTGTGAAAATGACCTCGTGGCTATGGGGGCAATAAAAAAGCTGAAAGATAATGGCTACAGAGTTCCAGAAGACGTTGCTGTAATGGGCTTTACCGAAACCCGTATGGCGGAACTCGTAACTCCCCAGTTAAGTAGCGTTAGACAACCAACATATGACATGGGTAAAAAAGCTGCAGAGCTTCTTCTTAAACACATTGAAAATGAATCTTTGGAGCCGGAAACCATTATTATGAATGGAGAATTAAAAATTAGAGAATCCTCCGTTAAAAATACGGCTGATTCAAAGTAA
- a CDS encoding UDP-glucose--hexose-1-phosphate uridylyltransferase: MSSHLKSHPHRRYNILTDEWVLVSPHRTKRPWQGKTEDSSKKKFIDYDKKCYLCPTNSRMGGDINPEYKNTYVFKNDFGAILENTPLFEFNDGLLKAEGEKGICKVICFSANHSLTIPDMELNDLVKVVETWQDEFIELGSSSEINYVQIFENKGAIMGCSNPHPHGQIWAQYSIPTEIQKKTNSQKAYFQKNGNSLLADYIAQELKAGVRIVSQNENFVTLVPFWAVWPYEAMIVPKRQRTNIIGLTHNEKLDFAQQLKALTQKYDALFDTSFPYSSGIHQAPTDNKNYDEWHWHMSFYPPLLRSATVKKFMVGYEMFAMPQRDITAEIVAKKLKSL; this comes from the coding sequence ATGTCATCACATTTAAAATCACACCCTCATCGTCGTTATAACATATTAACCGATGAGTGGGTTTTGGTGTCACCGCATAGAACCAAAAGACCATGGCAAGGAAAAACAGAAGATTCGAGCAAAAAGAAATTTATTGATTACGATAAAAAATGCTATCTCTGTCCAACTAATAGTAGAATGGGAGGTGATATTAATCCTGAATACAAAAACACCTATGTTTTTAAAAATGATTTTGGGGCTATTTTGGAAAATACACCACTCTTTGAGTTTAACGATGGTTTACTGAAAGCTGAAGGCGAAAAAGGAATTTGTAAAGTGATTTGCTTTTCCGCTAATCATTCGTTAACCATTCCTGATATGGAGCTAAATGATTTAGTTAAAGTAGTTGAAACTTGGCAGGATGAATTTATTGAACTAGGAAGCTCTTCTGAAATTAATTATGTTCAAATATTTGAAAACAAAGGTGCTATAATGGGATGTAGCAACCCGCATCCGCACGGCCAAATTTGGGCTCAATATTCTATTCCAACTGAGATTCAAAAAAAGACCAACTCACAAAAGGCGTATTTCCAGAAAAACGGAAATAGCTTGCTAGCCGATTATATAGCACAAGAATTGAAAGCGGGTGTGCGTATTGTTTCTCAAAATGAAAATTTTGTAACTTTAGTACCCTTTTGGGCGGTTTGGCCTTATGAGGCAATGATTGTACCCAAAAGGCAACGAACAAACATAATTGGGCTGACCCATAATGAAAAACTGGATTTTGCACAACAGTTAAAAGCATTGACCCAAAAATACGATGCCCTTTTTGACACCTCCTTTCCATATTCATCCGGGATACATCAAGCACCGACGGATAACAAAAATTATGATGAATGGCACTGGCACATGAGTTTTTACCCGCCATTGTTGAGATCTGCAACCGTAAAAAAATTTATGGTAGGTTACGAAATGTTTGCTATGCCGCAACGTGATATTACAGCTGAAATAGTAGCTAAAAAATTAAAATCATTATAA